In Halorubellus sp. JP-L1, one DNA window encodes the following:
- the icd gene encoding NADP-dependent isocitrate dehydrogenase — protein sequence MSHEYEKVDVPSDGEPIEVVDEEADELDIPENPIIPIVHGDGIGKDVGPAAQKVLSAAADATGRNIEWMRVYAGESARERYDENLPEDTVRAIDEFRVAIKGPLTTPVGAGFRSLNVALRQTLDFYANVRPTYYLDGVPSPMKAPEEMNMVSFRENTEDVYAGIEWEAGTDEVEQVRDFVEDDMGFDDVMHEGEIGIGLKPITEKGSKRLVRKAIDYAIEHDRDTVTLVHKGNIMKFTEGQFSEWGMEVAEEEYDDDEVFAAPDSLWETQDEIDIPEDAVMVEERLADAMLQWMQLRTDEFDVLAMPNLNGDYLSDAAGAQIGGLGIAPGANFGDARVLAEPVHGSAPKRAGQDQANPSALILSGELMFDYMGWTDAATLVRDAVEETISSGVVTYDFARNLDDAQKVSTTEFANEVIENIEKLS from the coding sequence ATGAGCCACGAGTACGAGAAGGTCGACGTGCCGTCGGACGGCGAGCCGATCGAAGTCGTCGACGAGGAGGCTGACGAACTCGACATCCCCGAGAACCCCATCATCCCCATCGTTCACGGGGACGGTATCGGGAAGGACGTCGGACCGGCAGCCCAGAAGGTGCTCTCCGCCGCCGCGGACGCGACCGGCCGCAACATCGAGTGGATGCGCGTCTACGCCGGCGAGTCCGCTCGCGAGCGCTACGACGAGAACCTCCCCGAGGACACCGTCCGCGCGATCGACGAGTTCCGCGTCGCCATCAAGGGCCCGCTCACGACACCCGTCGGCGCCGGCTTCCGCTCGCTGAACGTCGCGCTCCGCCAGACGCTGGACTTCTACGCGAACGTCCGCCCCACGTACTACCTCGACGGCGTCCCGTCGCCGATGAAAGCGCCCGAGGAGATGAACATGGTGTCGTTCCGCGAGAACACCGAAGACGTCTACGCCGGCATCGAGTGGGAAGCCGGCACCGACGAAGTCGAGCAGGTCCGGGACTTCGTCGAGGACGACATGGGCTTCGACGACGTCATGCACGAGGGCGAGATCGGCATCGGCCTCAAGCCCATCACGGAGAAGGGCAGCAAGCGCCTCGTCCGCAAAGCGATCGACTACGCGATCGAGCACGACCGCGACACGGTCACGCTCGTCCACAAGGGGAACATCATGAAGTTCACCGAAGGCCAGTTCTCCGAGTGGGGCATGGAGGTCGCCGAAGAAGAGTACGACGACGACGAAGTGTTCGCCGCACCCGACTCGCTCTGGGAGACCCAGGACGAGATCGACATCCCCGAGGACGCCGTCATGGTCGAGGAACGCCTCGCCGACGCGATGCTCCAGTGGATGCAGCTCCGCACCGACGAGTTCGACGTCCTCGCGATGCCGAACCTCAACGGCGACTACCTCAGCGACGCCGCGGGCGCCCAGATCGGCGGCCTCGGCATCGCACCCGGCGCGAACTTCGGTGACGCGCGCGTCCTCGCCGAACCCGTCCACGGCAGCGCCCCGAAGCGCGCCGGCCAGGACCAGGCGAACCCGAGCGCGCTCATCCTCTCCGGCGAACTCATGTTCGACTACATGGGCTGGACGGACGCCGCCACGCTCGTCCGCGACGCCGTCGAGGAAACCATCTCCAGCGGCGTCGTAACGTACGACTTCGCCCGCAACCTCGACGACGCCCAGAAGGTCTCCACGACCGAGTTCGCGAACGAAGTCATCGAGAACATCGAAAAGCTCTCCTGA
- a CDS encoding Lrp/AsnC family transcriptional regulator — MGRGEVDYELDDVDRAVVNAFQGGFPVVERPFEPAAAALRERAIDVEADELLARVRTLDDEGVLSRFGPLVNAQEIGGAATLVAMHAPEDRFEEVVEAVNAHREVAHNYKREHPHLNVWFVVSVADPERVESVLAEIEAETGQETYNLPKQEEFRVEAKFLVDGPVPEGDVDLASLGPSPAPSGRGTLTPEERDLVLEVQDGLPVTATPYRDVAERIGADVTWVLETLRRFEVEGKIRRIGVVPNHYALGYTENGMTVWNVPDDVVSEVGPAVASLEFVTHCYERPRHEGVWPYNFFAMTHGRSEEESAERVEQVREVMSEYWDVGDEDWDTLFSTRILKKTGIRMAERADANTDADAGKESSSDESTDANESSNADGSPTEESAVDASR, encoded by the coding sequence ATGGGACGGGGAGAGGTCGACTACGAGCTGGACGACGTGGATCGCGCGGTCGTGAACGCGTTCCAGGGCGGGTTCCCCGTCGTGGAGCGGCCGTTCGAGCCGGCGGCGGCGGCGCTGCGCGAGCGCGCGATCGACGTCGAGGCCGACGAGCTGCTGGCGCGCGTTCGGACGCTGGACGACGAGGGCGTGCTGTCGCGGTTCGGGCCGCTCGTGAACGCCCAGGAGATCGGTGGGGCGGCGACGCTCGTCGCGATGCACGCGCCGGAGGACCGCTTCGAGGAGGTCGTCGAGGCGGTGAACGCGCATCGGGAGGTCGCGCACAACTACAAGCGCGAGCATCCCCACCTGAACGTGTGGTTCGTCGTGAGCGTCGCGGACCCCGAGCGCGTCGAGTCGGTGCTCGCGGAGATCGAGGCCGAGACCGGTCAGGAGACGTACAACCTGCCGAAGCAGGAGGAGTTCCGCGTGGAGGCGAAGTTCCTCGTCGACGGGCCGGTTCCCGAGGGCGACGTCGACCTCGCCTCGCTCGGGCCGAGTCCGGCGCCGTCGGGCCGCGGGACGCTGACGCCCGAGGAGCGCGACCTCGTGCTCGAGGTCCAGGACGGCCTGCCGGTGACGGCGACGCCGTACCGGGACGTCGCCGAGCGCATCGGCGCGGACGTCACCTGGGTCCTGGAGACGCTCCGGCGGTTCGAGGTCGAGGGGAAGATCCGACGCATCGGGGTGGTGCCGAACCACTACGCGCTCGGGTACACGGAGAACGGGATGACGGTCTGGAACGTCCCGGACGACGTCGTAAGCGAGGTCGGACCGGCGGTCGCGAGTCTCGAGTTCGTGACGCACTGCTACGAGCGACCGCGCCACGAGGGCGTGTGGCCGTACAACTTCTTCGCGATGACCCACGGCCGTAGCGAGGAAGAGAGCGCCGAGCGCGTCGAGCAGGTCCGAGAGGTGATGAGCGAGTACTGGGACGTCGGCGACGAGGACTGGGACACGCTGTTCTCGACGCGCATCCTGAAGAAGACGGGCATCCGGATGGCCGAGCGCGCGGACGCGAACACCGACGCGGACGCTGGCAAGGAGTCATCCTCGGACGAATCGACGGACGCGAACGAATCGTCGAACGCGGACGGATCGCCGACGGAGGAGTCGGCGGTGGACGCGTCGAGGTGA
- a CDS encoding Hsp20/alpha crystallin family protein, with translation MSALREAFADLPDAVFADLLESDDGYMLVVDLPGVTADTLDVVARDGRVSIEARREKDVPAEYRYEREDRSLFLDADLPLPPDADPEHADAEISRGVLELAIPKRTRDDETRIEIRDA, from the coding sequence ATGTCCGCGCTCCGAGAGGCGTTCGCCGACCTCCCCGACGCCGTGTTCGCAGACCTCCTGGAGAGCGACGACGGCTATATGCTCGTCGTCGACCTCCCGGGCGTCACCGCAGACACGCTCGACGTCGTCGCACGCGACGGACGCGTCTCCATCGAAGCGCGACGCGAGAAGGACGTTCCGGCCGAGTACCGCTACGAGCGCGAGGACCGGTCGCTGTTCCTCGACGCCGACCTCCCGCTCCCGCCGGACGCCGACCCCGAGCACGCCGACGCCGAGATCTCCCGTGGCGTCCTCGAACTGGCGATACCGAAGCGCACCAGGGACGACGAGACCCGCATCGAGATCCGGGACGCCTGA
- a CDS encoding DUF5778 family protein: MTETLDDDLYRRTKALLEPGDVALNGVVVHTDYDGQSDVQMMQATLDVADVIAEHSGHDPEDVYVESGNDDPNFSSNQHQGLTIDDEEFVWECQQLLREGSFDIVIYYLAEADHDAIVAGVEDLGFDVTGVRGDE, from the coding sequence ATGACCGAGACGCTCGACGACGACCTCTATCGGCGGACGAAAGCGCTCCTCGAACCCGGCGACGTGGCGCTGAACGGCGTCGTCGTCCACACCGACTACGACGGCCAGTCCGACGTCCAGATGATGCAGGCGACGCTCGACGTCGCGGACGTCATCGCCGAACACAGCGGCCACGACCCCGAGGACGTGTACGTCGAGAGCGGGAACGACGACCCGAACTTCTCCTCGAACCAGCACCAGGGCCTCACCATCGACGACGAGGAGTTCGTGTGGGAGTGCCAGCAACTCCTGCGCGAGGGGAGCTTCGACATCGTCATCTACTACCTCGCCGAGGCGGACCACGACGCGATCGTCGCCGGCGTCGAGGACCTCGGGTTCGACGTGACGGGCGTCCGCGGCGACGAGTAG
- a CDS encoding GNAT family N-acetyltransferase, with product MTDVRVTTADSDGEREDAFAVRQAVFVDEQDVDEHLEWDDWDDDAATTHVAAYATAVEAVDVEDDVDEGADADAIDRERPVGAARLRPKDRDEAAVGKVERVAVVESVRGTGVGRALMDELEAVGRDRGFDAFLLHSQTQAAGFYERLGYERFGDEFDEAGIPHVKMRKDA from the coding sequence ATGACCGACGTACGCGTGACGACCGCCGACTCGGACGGCGAGCGCGAGGACGCGTTCGCCGTCCGGCAGGCGGTGTTCGTCGACGAGCAGGACGTCGACGAGCACCTGGAGTGGGACGACTGGGACGACGACGCGGCGACGACGCACGTCGCCGCGTACGCGACGGCCGTCGAGGCGGTCGACGTCGAGGACGACGTGGACGAGGGCGCCGACGCGGACGCGATCGACCGCGAGCGTCCCGTCGGCGCCGCCCGACTGCGGCCGAAGGACCGCGACGAGGCGGCGGTGGGGAAGGTCGAGCGCGTCGCCGTCGTCGAGTCGGTCCGCGGCACGGGCGTCGGACGGGCGCTGATGGACGAACTGGAGGCCGTGGGTCGCGACCGCGGGTTCGACGCGTTCCTCCTGCACTCACAGACGCAGGCCGCAGGGTTCTACGAGCGACTCGGGTACGAGCGCTTCGGCGACGAGTTCGACGAGGCGGGCATCCCGCACGTGAAGATGCGAAAGGACGCCTGA
- the uppS gene encoding polyprenyl diphosphate synthase: MRTWLEDRLQAGYEHLLRREISGSPTHVAVIMDGNRRYARKRGDDAPDGHRAGAQTTEDVLKWCQDVGVEELTLYAFSTENFDRPPEEREPLFDLLAKKLREFADAEGVHDNEVCVRVIGDDEMLPERVRSAARYAEERTREHDRFVLNVAVAYGGRNELLHAARGVVEDVAAGELAPGDVDVATVEDRLYDCPVRDVDLIIRTGGDERTSNFLPWHANGNEAAVFFCAPYWPEFSKVDFLRAIRTYENREQSWRRTRARRALALVRAFGNAELEEARAVVDRFRDALPQRERADAEDLAGSEPAD; encoded by the coding sequence ATGCGAACGTGGCTCGAGGACCGACTGCAGGCGGGCTACGAGCACCTGCTTCGGCGCGAGATCTCTGGGTCGCCGACGCACGTCGCCGTCATCATGGACGGGAACCGGCGGTACGCTCGGAAGCGCGGCGACGACGCCCCAGACGGCCATCGGGCGGGAGCGCAGACGACCGAGGACGTCCTCAAGTGGTGCCAGGACGTCGGCGTCGAGGAACTGACGCTGTACGCGTTCTCGACGGAGAACTTCGACCGGCCGCCCGAGGAGCGCGAACCGCTGTTCGACCTGCTCGCGAAGAAGCTCCGCGAGTTCGCGGACGCCGAGGGCGTGCACGACAACGAGGTGTGCGTGCGCGTCATCGGCGACGACGAGATGCTCCCCGAGCGCGTCCGGTCGGCGGCGCGGTACGCGGAGGAACGAACGCGAGAGCACGACCGGTTCGTGCTGAACGTCGCGGTCGCGTACGGCGGCCGGAACGAGCTCCTGCACGCCGCTCGTGGCGTCGTCGAGGACGTCGCCGCTGGCGAACTCGCGCCGGGGGACGTGGACGTGGCGACGGTCGAGGACCGGCTGTACGACTGTCCGGTGCGTGACGTCGACCTCATCATCCGCACGGGCGGGGACGAGCGGACGTCGAACTTCCTGCCGTGGCACGCGAACGGGAACGAGGCGGCGGTGTTCTTCTGTGCGCCGTACTGGCCGGAGTTCTCGAAGGTCGACTTCCTCAGGGCGATCCGCACGTACGAGAACCGCGAGCAGTCCTGGCGGCGGACGCGAGCGCGGCGAGCGCTCGCGCTCGTTCGAGCGTTCGGGAACGCGGAACTCGAGGAGGCGCGCGCGGTCGTCGACCGGTTCCGGGACGCGCTCCCACAGCGCGAGCGAGCGGACGCGGAGGACCTCGCTGGGAGCGAACCGGCGGACTGA
- the hemA gene encoding glutamyl-tRNA reductase, translating into MKDTGVITGVRVTHSTGSVDDVAAASRRESAAVLGTLAATDGVEEAFVLQTCNRAEAYVVTTDVGTGRAALAEYGADAAEDARVEMSHEESLEHLLRVAAGLDSLVLGEDQVLGQVRDALETAQQVGTASDILEDAVLKAVHVGERARTETDVNEGVVSLGSAAAERVAAERDLAGATAVVVGAGEMGTLAARALADRGVGRVVVANRTVSNAEHVAGELDVETEPVPLSALDTVLDRADVVLSATSSDEFVVEAGDLDGERDVTVVDLAQPRDVDPAVGDLSSVSVHDLDTLEDLTAETRENRREAADAVERIVGRELENLLEQFKRQRADEVIAAMYESAERVKERELETALSKLDLDDAEAEVVESMADSLVSQLLSAPTKSLRDAAADDDWSTINTALQLFDPEFGSEGMPPAVAAMLAADDSDDAPSEPPLGAFTDDD; encoded by the coding sequence ATGAAGGACACAGGCGTCATCACGGGCGTTCGCGTCACACACAGCACCGGGAGCGTCGACGACGTGGCCGCGGCGAGTCGACGCGAGTCCGCGGCGGTGCTCGGGACGCTCGCCGCGACCGACGGGGTCGAGGAGGCGTTCGTCCTCCAGACGTGCAACCGGGCGGAAGCGTACGTCGTGACGACCGACGTGGGAACCGGCCGGGCGGCACTCGCCGAGTACGGCGCGGACGCCGCCGAGGACGCGCGCGTCGAGATGAGCCACGAGGAGAGCCTCGAGCACCTGCTGCGGGTCGCGGCGGGCCTGGATTCGCTCGTACTCGGCGAGGATCAGGTGCTCGGGCAGGTCCGGGACGCCCTGGAGACCGCCCAGCAGGTCGGGACGGCGTCGGACATCCTGGAGGACGCGGTCCTGAAGGCGGTGCACGTCGGCGAGCGAGCGCGGACGGAGACGGACGTGAACGAGGGCGTCGTGAGCCTCGGGTCGGCGGCGGCCGAGCGCGTCGCCGCCGAGCGAGACCTCGCGGGGGCGACGGCAGTGGTCGTGGGCGCGGGCGAGATGGGGACGCTCGCGGCGCGCGCGCTCGCCGACCGCGGCGTGGGCCGGGTCGTCGTCGCGAACCGCACCGTCTCGAACGCCGAGCACGTCGCGGGCGAACTGGACGTCGAGACGGAGCCGGTTCCCTTGTCCGCACTCGATACCGTCCTGGACCGGGCGGACGTGGTGCTATCGGCGACGTCGAGCGACGAGTTCGTCGTCGAGGCGGGCGACCTCGACGGGGAGCGCGACGTGACGGTCGTCGACCTGGCGCAGCCCCGCGACGTCGACCCCGCGGTGGGCGACCTGTCGTCGGTGAGCGTGCACGACCTGGACACGCTCGAGGACCTGACCGCGGAGACCCGCGAGAACCGGCGGGAGGCGGCGGACGCGGTCGAGCGCATCGTCGGTCGCGAACTGGAGAACCTCCTCGAGCAGTTCAAGCGCCAGCGCGCGGACGAGGTCATCGCGGCGATGTACGAGTCCGCCGAGCGCGTCAAGGAGCGAGAGCTCGAGACGGCGCTGTCGAAGCTCGACCTCGACGACGCGGAGGCCGAGGTCGTCGAGTCGATGGCGGATTCGCTCGTCTCCCAGTTGCTGTCCGCGCCGACGAAGAGCCTGCGGGACGCGGCGGCGGACGACGACTGGTCGACGATCAACACGGCCCTACAGCTGTTCGACCCCGAGTTCGGGAGCGAGGGGATGCCGCCCGCTGTCGCAGCGATGCTGGCGGCCGACGACAGCGATGACGCGCCGAGCGAGCCGCCGCTCGGTGCGTTCACGGACGACGACTAG
- a CDS encoding 4a-hydroxytetrahydrobiopterin dehydratase, whose product MADVLDDDEIEERLPEGWSQEGDEIVRTFEFDDYMKGVNFAQLTGEIAEAQYHHPEIRIRYEEVEVRLTSHEEGGITEKDVEMAEILNKETA is encoded by the coding sequence ATGGCAGACGTGCTGGACGACGACGAGATCGAGGAACGGCTCCCCGAGGGCTGGTCGCAGGAGGGCGACGAGATCGTTCGAACTTTCGAGTTCGACGACTACATGAAGGGCGTGAACTTCGCGCAGCTCACGGGCGAGATCGCCGAAGCCCAGTACCACCACCCCGAGATCCGCATCCGGTACGAGGAGGTCGAGGTTCGCCTCACGAGTCACGAGGAGGGCGGGATCACGGAGAAGGACGTCGAGATGGCGGAGATTCTCAACAAGGAGACCGCCTGA
- a CDS encoding HAD family hydrolase — protein MVADAYDYWLFDLDGTLVDAEWSYTRDVFDRVGDRLGREFSDREAYVLWHGLTGPRNPQLHEYGIDPEAFWRAFHAEEDPQTRAEHTFLHEDAAFVGDLDRPVGLVTHCQRFLADPVLEHLDVADWFDVVVCCDDDTGWKPDPAPVELARDGLGVDGDDAGVLAGDGSNDVGAAWNAGLDAIHVERHGHERRGHCVRGDYRVEAFTDVLEGQ, from the coding sequence ATGGTTGCCGACGCGTACGATTACTGGTTGTTCGACCTCGATGGGACGCTCGTGGACGCGGAGTGGTCGTACACGCGCGACGTCTTCGATCGGGTCGGGGACCGCCTCGGTCGCGAGTTCTCGGACCGGGAGGCGTACGTGCTCTGGCACGGTCTCACGGGGCCGCGTAACCCACAGCTCCACGAGTACGGTATCGATCCGGAGGCGTTCTGGCGGGCGTTCCACGCCGAGGAGGACCCGCAGACGCGCGCCGAGCACACGTTCCTGCACGAGGACGCGGCGTTCGTCGGCGATCTCGACCGGCCGGTCGGGTTGGTCACGCACTGCCAGCGGTTCCTCGCCGATCCCGTCCTCGAGCACCTGGACGTCGCGGACTGGTTCGACGTGGTCGTCTGCTGCGACGACGACACCGGCTGGAAGCCCGACCCGGCGCCCGTGGAACTCGCTCGCGACGGCCTCGGCGTGGACGGCGACGACGCTGGCGTGCTCGCGGGCGACGGCAGCAACGACGTCGGCGCGGCGTGGAACGCCGGCCTCGACGCCATCCACGTCGAACGGCACGGCCACGAGCGCCGCGGGCACTGCGTGCGCGGCGACTACCGCGTCGAGGCGTTCACGGACGTTCTGGAAGGACAGTAG
- the lwrS gene encoding LWR-salt protein: MRGAYVFRVRFRADASDRVSLSPSSFETTLRYAAPEPGTDGWLFFRDTLWRGEVNDHEHARRIVEDELGVPVESVDFRSLRADREYVAALRDAVADDLEPFKADSVDDALSKYLGSSIDVVATD, from the coding sequence ATGCGGGGGGCGTACGTGTTCCGGGTTCGGTTCCGCGCGGACGCGAGCGACCGCGTCTCGCTGTCGCCGTCGTCGTTCGAGACGACGCTCCGGTACGCGGCGCCCGAGCCCGGGACCGACGGCTGGCTGTTCTTCCGCGACACCCTCTGGCGCGGCGAGGTGAACGACCACGAGCACGCGCGTCGGATCGTCGAGGACGAACTCGGCGTGCCGGTCGAGTCCGTCGACTTCCGGAGCCTCCGCGCGGACCGCGAGTACGTCGCCGCGCTCCGGGACGCCGTCGCCGACGACCTCGAGCCCTTCAAGGCGGACTCGGTCGACGACGCGCTCTCCAAGTACCTCGGGAGCAGCATCGACGTCGTCGCTACTGACTGA
- a CDS encoding zinc ribbon-containing protein yields the protein MDDAGDGVGFEWRCEHCGDRSPKHNPPCSNCGGMQFEQVPVNSAADVEAAESLVPTTRRALLGYGAAGAVAAVGGGYLLWDAYTPPEIPDAPGNSERAGGISLSAAADEILAAVNDQRETPLSATESARSAARYATAYTVVEGDGSARELYGRLDEFRIGRFQVVRRVVSGDGSQRGIDGFADADAVASTFVESFFANDDVRAFLLNERFSNAGVDVHVDPDGDVYASMVVATGGGLV from the coding sequence ATGGACGACGCGGGAGACGGTGTTGGGTTCGAGTGGCGCTGCGAGCACTGCGGGGACCGCTCGCCGAAGCACAATCCGCCGTGTTCGAACTGTGGGGGGATGCAGTTCGAGCAGGTGCCGGTGAACTCGGCTGCGGACGTCGAGGCGGCGGAGTCGCTCGTGCCGACGACGCGGCGCGCGCTCCTCGGGTACGGCGCGGCCGGTGCGGTGGCGGCCGTCGGCGGCGGCTACCTCCTCTGGGACGCGTACACGCCGCCGGAGATCCCCGACGCGCCCGGGAACAGCGAGCGCGCGGGCGGCATCTCGCTGTCGGCCGCGGCGGACGAGATTCTCGCGGCCGTGAACGACCAGCGAGAGACGCCGCTTTCCGCGACCGAGTCGGCGCGGTCGGCGGCGCGGTACGCGACCGCGTACACGGTCGTCGAGGGCGACGGGAGCGCGCGCGAGCTCTACGGGCGACTCGACGAGTTCCGCATCGGTCGGTTCCAGGTCGTCCGCCGCGTCGTCTCCGGCGACGGCTCCCAGCGGGGCATCGACGGGTTCGCGGACGCGGACGCCGTGGCGTCGACGTTCGTCGAATCGTTCTTCGCGAACGACGACGTCCGCGCGTTCCTCCTGAACGAGCGGTTCTCGAACGCGGGCGTGGACGTCCACGTCGACCCCGACGGCGACGTGTACGCGTCGATGGTGGTCGCGACCGGCGGCGGACTCGTCTGA
- a CDS encoding AarF/ABC1/UbiB kinase family protein encodes MVTLRAYWRFLVVARQFLPLLLAYARDRRRYLLFGGARRVDTETQEERAERLLESLLALGPTFIKLGQLLSTRPDVLPPAYIDVLSSLQDDVPPAEWAGARAVLEEEVGEVGAAFDEFDTDPISGASLGQVYRASVDGTDVAVKVRRPGVEDLVEADLRVIRWSLPLLLRFVGDAQAFSLENLADEFAKTIREEMDYEREARMLTEIKANFADAEDVRVPGVVGEYSGPRVLTMEYLPGTKINDVDELDARGIDRERVAETLQRAYLKMIIDDGVFHADPHPGNLAVLDDGAIVFYDFGMSGRVNDYVQDKIVDFYVAVANQDIDAILDALVAIGTLSPEADREVMGNVMELAIADARGEDIEQYRVQQIIGQIENSIYEFPFRLPPNLALVLRVATVVEGVCVTLDPTFDFIETATTYLTEQGYREETVRQYLAGASDQVQDSARSIVRVPPKLEDTLDSAQRGNLTVQVELGDDKAVIDMLARRIVYGLVFGFSLLSTAYLYQGGAPYATVVSAVIGVGGAIALWRSFRTKKGIRARPQFTRQEMRKRRGDD; translated from the coding sequence CTGGTCACCCTTCGGGCGTACTGGCGGTTCCTCGTCGTCGCACGCCAGTTCCTGCCGCTGTTGCTCGCGTACGCTCGCGACCGCCGGCGCTACCTCCTCTTCGGTGGAGCGCGGCGCGTCGACACGGAGACCCAGGAGGAGCGCGCCGAGCGCCTCCTGGAGTCGCTCCTGGCGCTCGGGCCGACGTTCATCAAGCTCGGCCAGTTGCTGTCGACGCGCCCCGACGTCCTCCCGCCGGCGTACATCGACGTCCTGTCCTCGCTCCAGGACGACGTCCCGCCCGCAGAGTGGGCGGGTGCGCGCGCGGTCCTCGAGGAAGAGGTCGGCGAGGTCGGCGCGGCGTTCGACGAGTTCGACACCGACCCGATCAGTGGCGCGAGCCTCGGGCAGGTGTACCGGGCGAGCGTCGACGGGACCGACGTCGCCGTGAAGGTGCGTCGCCCCGGCGTCGAGGACCTCGTCGAGGCTGACTTGCGCGTCATCCGCTGGAGCCTCCCGCTGCTCCTCCGCTTCGTCGGCGACGCGCAGGCGTTCAGTCTCGAGAACCTCGCCGACGAGTTCGCGAAGACCATCCGCGAGGAGATGGACTACGAGCGCGAGGCCCGGATGCTCACGGAGATCAAGGCGAACTTCGCCGACGCCGAGGACGTCCGCGTTCCGGGCGTCGTCGGGGAGTACTCGGGGCCGCGCGTGCTCACGATGGAGTACCTGCCGGGGACGAAGATCAACGACGTCGACGAACTCGACGCGCGCGGCATCGACCGCGAGCGCGTCGCGGAGACGCTCCAGCGCGCGTACCTCAAGATGATCATCGACGACGGCGTGTTCCACGCGGACCCGCACCCTGGGAATCTCGCGGTGCTCGACGACGGCGCGATCGTCTTCTACGACTTCGGGATGAGCGGGCGCGTGAACGACTACGTGCAGGACAAGATCGTGGACTTCTACGTCGCGGTCGCGAACCAGGACATCGACGCGATCCTCGACGCCCTGGTCGCGATCGGGACGCTGAGTCCGGAGGCGGACCGCGAGGTGATGGGGAACGTGATGGAGCTCGCGATCGCGGACGCCCGCGGCGAGGACATCGAGCAGTACCGCGTGCAGCAGATCATCGGCCAGATCGAGAACTCGATCTACGAGTTCCCGTTCCGGCTGCCGCCGAACCTCGCGCTCGTCCTCCGCGTCGCGACGGTCGTCGAGGGCGTCTGCGTCACGCTCGACCCGACGTTCGACTTCATCGAGACGGCGACGACGTACCTCACCGAGCAGGGGTACCGCGAGGAGACCGTCCGCCAGTACCTCGCGGGCGCGAGCGACCAGGTCCAGGACTCGGCGCGCTCGATCGTTCGCGTCCCGCCGAAGCTCGAGGACACCCTGGATTCGGCCCAGCGCGGGAACCTGACGGTGCAGGTGGAGCTCGGCGACGACAAGGCGGTCATCGACATGCTCGCGCGCCGCATCGTGTACGGGCTCGTGTTCGGGTTCAGTCTGCTGTCGACGGCGTATCTCTATCAGGGCGGTGCGCCGTACGCGACGGTCGTCTCGGCGGTCATCGGGGTGGGTGGTGCGATCGCGCTCTGGCGGTCGTTCCGCACGAAGAAGGGGATCCGTGCTCGCCCGCAGTTCACGCGCCAGGAGATGCGCAAGCGCCGTGGCGACGACTGA
- a CDS encoding cold-shock protein produces the protein MAKGEVDFFNDTGGYGFIDTDESDEDVFFHMEDIGGPDLEEGQEVEFDIVQADKGPRAENLTRL, from the coding sequence ATGGCGAAAGGCGAGGTTGACTTCTTCAACGACACTGGTGGCTACGGTTTCATCGATACCGACGAATCCGACGAGGACGTGTTCTTCCACATGGAGGACATCGGCGGTCCGGACCTCGAAGAGGGGCAGGAGGTCGAGTTCGACATCGTGCAGGCCGACAAGGGCCCGCGCGCCGAGAACCTGACCCGCCTCTAA
- a CDS encoding bifunctional precorrin-2 dehydrogenase/sirohydrochlorin ferrochelatase — protein MIPLSHDFEGERVLVVGGGRVGARKARRFAAEADVVVVSPGFADAAFGGAERIRAEVAPGDVPGWFDRVDPVLAVAATDDGALNARVESVAHERGVLVNRTDTHGGRDAGSVVVPATVRDDPVVVSIATGGTSPALSRYLRERVEDELDGAGAMAELTGALREDLQARGVDPERRRDVVRAVVRSPDVWTTLRTGNAKPRQLIDDVLADVAPDLANS, from the coding sequence TTGATCCCGCTCTCCCACGACTTCGAGGGCGAGCGCGTGCTCGTCGTCGGCGGCGGTCGGGTCGGCGCGCGGAAGGCCCGCCGGTTCGCTGCCGAGGCCGACGTCGTGGTGGTGTCGCCGGGGTTCGCGGACGCGGCCTTCGGCGGCGCCGAGCGGATTCGTGCCGAGGTCGCGCCCGGGGACGTCCCCGGGTGGTTCGACCGCGTCGACCCCGTGCTCGCGGTCGCCGCGACCGACGACGGCGCGCTGAACGCGCGCGTCGAGAGCGTGGCGCACGAGCGGGGCGTGCTCGTGAACCGGACCGACACGCACGGCGGCCGTGATGCAGGGAGCGTCGTCGTGCCGGCGACGGTCCGGGACGACCCCGTGGTCGTCTCCATCGCGACCGGGGGCACGAGTCCCGCACTCTCCCGGTACCTCCGCGAGCGCGTCGAGGACGAACTCGACGGCGCGGGCGCGATGGCCGAACTCACGGGCGCGCTCCGCGAGGACCTGCAGGCTCGCGGCGTCGACCCGGAGCGACGACGGGACGTGGTACGTGCTGTCGTGCGGTCGCCGGACGTTTGGACAACTTTACGTACCGGTAACGCGAAACCACGACAACTGATTGACGACGTCCTCGCGGACGTCGCACCCGATCTCGCTAACTCATGA